DNA sequence from the Sphingomonas taxi genome:
GCGGCGGGCAAATACCAATATTGGACCAACGAATCGGGTGCGGAGAGCCTCGCCGAATTCGTCGCCGGCGCGACCGAGACGAAGGGTAGCTGGTGGCCGGACTGGCTCGCCTGGCTGCGCGCGATCGACGGCGACACCGTCGCCGCGGCGGGCGCACGGCTGCCCGGCACGGGGGCGCTGACCGCGCTCGGCGAGGCACCGGGAGACTATGTCCGCGCGCGGTAACGCTATCATGCTGCACCGCAACAAATTTAGTTGAAAGTGAGGGCGATACCGACTATTGTGCGTTGCAGCATAATAGCTGGAGTAGGATCGATGGACGATACCGTCCCGAAGTCGCCGATCACGCCCGCCCGCCGTGGCGCCGGCGCCGCGCGTGGCGCCGATAGCGCCGCCGCCCCGTCCCAGCGTTCCAAGATCAAGCCGACCGGCAGGAAGCCGGCTGCGGTGCGTGCGCCCGAGCCGGCGACCGCATCGCTTCCCGTCGTGCCCGCCGCCGTCCCGGTCGCGGTCGCGCCGATTGTCCCACCCGCAGCAAAGGAAGTTCCCATGGAAACGATCGAAAACGTCACCGCCACGACCCAGACCGCCTTCACCGATGCGACCGACCGCGCCAAGGGTGCCGTCGACAAGAGCCAGAAGCTGCTCCAGGAGGCCAGCGAGTTCGGCAAGGGCAATATCGAGGCGCTCGTCGAATCGTCGAAGATCGCCGCGCGCGGCCTCGAGACGCTCGGCCAGGATGCTGCCGCTTATGCCAAGAAGTCGTTCGAGGAGGCCGCCACGGTCGCCAA
Encoded proteins:
- a CDS encoding phasin family protein, with amino-acid sequence MDDTVPKSPITPARRGAGAARGADSAAAPSQRSKIKPTGRKPAAVRAPEPATASLPVVPAAVPVAVAPIVPPAAKEVPMETIENVTATTQTAFTDATDRAKGAVDKSQKLLQEASEFGKGNIEALVESSKIAARGLETLGQDAAAYAKKSFEEAATVAKTLTSVKSPTEFFKLHSDYVRSSFDALVQHSSHNAEAVLKLAGEVVQPLSNRVALAAEKLKVAA